From Plectropomus leopardus isolate mb chromosome 17, YSFRI_Pleo_2.0, whole genome shotgun sequence, a single genomic window includes:
- the c17h17orf75 gene encoding protein Njmu-R1 isoform X1, giving the protein MFTSQTSSFQDSIDVEERDDYESEEIAGYSQKIQLNCYYTIYLYQGTRSEASGENVAWNQRRADSTTSQDDFSLTLIDSSLPSEAEPELRTYISRRLSKGALLGGMGNIATVELSIPEQAVGCYCCLLEQERSPEQPDADGNGYVICFMGGSEKGLNLFRLELDKYVQGLHSSLQTPELQNLETEVRPYLSRWYEESVMHIYRVVQLVQSNISFLLHAALSHTHVEVTNSDEKTKADVSRFIKAASLQGLSQQDTTTASLCKAISEDTLSDLIIDCSTSPPKLSNTVSNRFCDDWIQAFLNAAERCNPFLLRQILENFKLKAIQDMNSLKRFVRQAEMSHYALFRCCQFLQGCGNGDVLLQNARAEHSDLPEACSIITVLEEFLREQSQAQA; this is encoded by the exons ATGTTTACCTCCCAAACATCGTCCTTCCAGGATTCAATTGACgtggaggagagagatgatTATGAAAGCGAAGAAATTGCTGGATACAGCCAGAAAATTCAGCTCAACTGCTACTACACCATTTATCTTTATCAAGGCACAAG ATCTGAGGCTTCTGGGGAAAATGTGGCATGGAACCAGAGACGAGCAGACTCCACAACCAGTCAGGATGACTTTAG CCTGACGCTAATCGACAGCAGCCTGCCATCGGAGGCAGAACCTGAGCTGCGGACCTACATTTCAAGGAGGCTGAGCAAAGGAGCCCTGCTTGGAGGCATGGGCAACATCGCCACTGTGGAGCTCAG TATCCCGGAGCAGGCAGTCGGCTGCTACTGCTGTCTCCTGGAGCAGGAGCGGTCTCCTGAACAGCCTGATGCTGATGGAAACGGATACGTCATCTGCTTTATGGGCGGCTCTGAAAAAGGACTGAATTT ATTTAGATTAGAGCTTGATAAATATGTCCAGGGCCTTCACAGCAGCCTGCAGACCCCAGAG CTGCAGAACCTTGAGACGGAGGTGCGTCCCTATCTGAGCCGGTGGTATGAGGAGTCTGTGATGCACATTTATCGGGTGGTGCAGCTGGTTCAGAGCAACATCAGCTTCTTGCTGCATGCT GCTTTGAGTCACACACATGTGGAGGTCACCAACTCAGACGAGAAGACAAAGGCTGATGTGTCCAG GTTCATCAAAGCAGCCAGTTTGCAGGGCCTGTCCCAACAAGACACTACGACAGCGTCTCTGTGTAAGGCCATCTCAGAGGACACACTCTCCGACCTGATCATAGACTGCTCCACCAGCCCACCCAAACTCTCAAACACTG TCAGTAATCGTTTCTGTGATGACTGGATTCAGGCATTTCTAAACGCTGCAGAGCGTTGTAATCCTTTCCTGCTCAGACAGATTTTGGAGAACTTCAAACTTAAG GCCATCCAGGACATGAACAGCCTGAAGCGTTTTGTGCGGCAGGCAGAGATGAGTCACTACGCTCTGTTTCGCTGCTGCCAGTTCCTACAGGGTTGCGGGAATGGGGATGTGTTGCTGCAGAACGCCCGGGCGGAGCACAGCGACCTGCCTGAAGCCTGCAGCATCATCACAGTGCTGGAGGAGTTCCTCAGGGAACAATCCCAGGCCCAGGCTTGA
- the LOC121957058 gene encoding uncharacterized protein LOC121957058 translates to MFEIIMTNGKRKVLAAETAALREEWVRHLWQAMNLSTSVLSESRSTRLEVCEQRERLNSSVPVGSHSDSVMELLPARPLSAPDPTGHILHETPVCPSEALISEEATYQNTQPLCSHQHHSGEHLNGSQGSSVLNNAESMQEGDYDILPLRNSLNGSPWSRGLNNAEGRPEADYDILPLRNKVFEVNASAGTDEGVYDFPLSYRRTAEHPNPTESIYDVPSSLLRRMPDHTLENQPDDGVYWRI, encoded by the exons ATGTTTGAGATCATCATGACCAATGGAAAGAGGAAAGTGTTG gcagcagagacagcagctctCAGAGAAGAGTGGGTACGACACTTGTGGCAAGCCATGAATCTTTCTACGTCTGTATTGTCAGAGTCCAGAAGCACACG GCTTGAAGTGTGTGAGCAGCGAGAGAGATTAAACAGCAGCGTACCCGTCGGCTCACACAGTGACAGCGTGATGGAGTTGCTGCCTGCTCGGCCCCTCTCTGCTCCTGATCCCACGGGCCACATCCTCCACGAGACCCCTGTCTGCCCGTCTGAGGCGCTGATCAGCGAGGAGGCCACGTACCAAAACACACAGCCACTCTGTAGCCACCAGCATCACAGTG GTGAACATCTCAACGGTTCTCAGGGGTCCAGTGTGTTGAACAATGCAGAGTCCATGCAAGAAGGAGACTATGACATTTTACCACTCAGAAACA GTCTCAATGGTTCTCCGTGGTCCAGAGGGTTGAACAATGCGGAGGGCAGACCAGAAGCAGATTATGACATTTTACCACTTAGAAATA AGGTATTTGAGGTCAACGCTTCTGCAGGGACGGACGAGGGCGTGTACGACTTTCCCCTCTCATACAGGAGGACTGCTGAACATCCCA ACCCCACAGAGAGCATCTATGATGTGCCGAGCTCTCTTCTGAGGAGGATGCCTGATCACACTTTAG aAAATCAACCGGACGACGGCGTCTACTGGAGGATATGA
- the LOC121956863 gene encoding BUB3-interacting and GLEBS motif-containing protein ZNF207-like isoform X2 produces MGRKKKKQMKPWCWYCNRDFDDEKILIQHQKAKHFKCHICHKKLYTGPGLAIHCMQVHKETIDGVPNAIPGRTDIELEIYGMEGIPEKDMEERRRVLEQKNQETQKKKQNQDDSDEYDDDDEPGPSFQQPAAGQPQTGYIPPMTQPGLPPGSGAPGIPPGSYSGIPPMMPGVPPMIPGMPPVIPGMPPGMIPMGGMMPPGPGMPPMMPGVPPGLPPPMGHRPGITHMAQVPPVANMLTRPAVPAATVPSAQPDVTKPLFPIAGQSQQSGSPHPPPSTSSDPSKPTFPAYTQATVAAASPNAGSSTVSKPPSTVTSKPATLTTSSATSKLIHPDEDISLEELRAQLPRYQRSVPRQGQTTAATPSVGPVGPVGPVGGMMAPQQPGMRHPIPGQYGPPQGMPGFMSGGMPPYGQAPPVVPPGYQGATPRPPMGMRPPVMSPGARY; encoded by the exons ATgggaagaaagaagaaaaagcaaatgaaacCTTGGTGCTG GTACTGTAACAGAGATTTTGATGATGAGAAAATCCTCATTCAGCATCAGAAGGCCAAACATTTCAAGTGCCACATCTGTCACAAAAAGCTGTACACTGGACCTGGGCTTGCAATCCACTGTATGCAG GTACATAAAGAGACCATCGATGGAGTCCCCAATGCTATACCTGGAAGAACAGACATTGAGCTGGAGATTTATGGCATGGAGGGTATCCCCGAAAAAGACAtggaagagagaagaagagtgCTAGAACAAAAGAACCAAG AGactcaaaagaaaaagcagaaccAGGATGACTCTGATgagtatgatgatgatgatgagccTGGTCCCTCCTTCCAGCAGCCTGCTGCAGGTCAGCCACAGACAGGCTACATACCCCCTATGACCCAGCCGGGCCTGCCTCCTGGCTCTGGTGCTCCGGGGATACCACCGGGCAGCTACTCAG gaatccCCCCAATGATGCCAGGTGTGCCACCAATGATCCCAGGAATGCCCCCTGTAATACCAGGAATGCCTCCAGG GATGATACCAATGGGTGGGATGATGCCTCCAGGTCCAGGGATGCCTCCAATGATGCCTGGTGTGCCACCAG GCCTGCCTCCTCCGATGGGCCACCGTCCAGGCATCACACACATGGCTCAGGTTCCTCCTGTTGCAAACATGCTGACTAGACCTGCTGTTCCCGCTGCCACTGTCCCCTCAGCACAGCCCGATGTTACAAAGCCTCTTTTCCCCATCGCTGGACAG AGCCAGCAGTCAGGGtccccccaccctcccccctCTACCTCCTCTGACCCCTCAAAGCCCACATTCCCGGCCTACACGCAGGCCACCGTAGCTGCGGCCAGTCCCAATGCTGGCAGCAGTACGGTCTCCAAACCTCCCTCCACTGTGACCAGTAAGCCTGCCACCCTCACCACCTCCAGTGCAACCAGTAAGTTGATCCACCCTGATGAGGATATCTCACTG GAAGAGTTGCGCGCTCAGTTGCCGAGATACCAACGCAGTGTTCCCCGCCAAGGCCAGACCACCGCCGCCACTCCGTCAGTGGGTCCTGTGGGTCCTGTGGGTCCTGTGGGTGGCATGATGGCTCCTCAGCAGCCCGGCATGAGGCATCCCATACCTG GCCAGTATGGTCCACCTCAGGGGATGCCAGGCTTCATGTCAGGAGGGATGCCTCCATATGGACAGGCCCCTCCTGTGGTTCCTCCGGGGTACCAGGGAGCCACCCCACGGCCACCCATGGGCATGAGACCCCCCGTCATGTCTCCTGGAGCCCGCTACTGA
- the LOC121956863 gene encoding BUB3-interacting and GLEBS motif-containing protein ZNF207-like isoform X1: MGRKKKKQMKPWCWYCNRDFDDEKILIQHQKAKHFKCHICHKKLYTGPGLAIHCMQVHKETIDGVPNAIPGRTDIELEIYGMEGIPEKDMEERRRVLEQKNQETQKKKQNQDDSDEYDDDDEPGPSFQQPAAGQPQTGYIPPMTQPGLPPGSGAPGIPPGSYSGIPPMMPGVPPMIPGMPPVIPGMPPGMIPMGGMMPPGPGMPPMMPGVPPGLPPPMGHRPGITHMAQVPPVANMLTRPAVPAATVPSAQPDVTKPLFPIAGQMGSRAASTSAGSSSADSQSASPKALFPITSQSQQSGSPHPPPSTSSDPSKPTFPAYTQATVAAASPNAGSSTVSKPPSTVTSKPATLTTSSATSKLIHPDEDISLEELRAQLPRYQRSVPRQGQTTAATPSVGPVGPVGPVGGMMAPQQPGMRHPIPGQYGPPQGMPGFMSGGMPPYGQAPPVVPPGYQGATPRPPMGMRPPVMSPGARY, encoded by the exons ATgggaagaaagaagaaaaagcaaatgaaacCTTGGTGCTG GTACTGTAACAGAGATTTTGATGATGAGAAAATCCTCATTCAGCATCAGAAGGCCAAACATTTCAAGTGCCACATCTGTCACAAAAAGCTGTACACTGGACCTGGGCTTGCAATCCACTGTATGCAG GTACATAAAGAGACCATCGATGGAGTCCCCAATGCTATACCTGGAAGAACAGACATTGAGCTGGAGATTTATGGCATGGAGGGTATCCCCGAAAAAGACAtggaagagagaagaagagtgCTAGAACAAAAGAACCAAG AGactcaaaagaaaaagcagaaccAGGATGACTCTGATgagtatgatgatgatgatgagccTGGTCCCTCCTTCCAGCAGCCTGCTGCAGGTCAGCCACAGACAGGCTACATACCCCCTATGACCCAGCCGGGCCTGCCTCCTGGCTCTGGTGCTCCGGGGATACCACCGGGCAGCTACTCAG gaatccCCCCAATGATGCCAGGTGTGCCACCAATGATCCCAGGAATGCCCCCTGTAATACCAGGAATGCCTCCAGG GATGATACCAATGGGTGGGATGATGCCTCCAGGTCCAGGGATGCCTCCAATGATGCCTGGTGTGCCACCAG GCCTGCCTCCTCCGATGGGCCACCGTCCAGGCATCACACACATGGCTCAGGTTCCTCCTGTTGCAAACATGCTGACTAGACCTGCTGTTCCCGCTGCCACTGTCCCCTCAGCACAGCCCGATGTTACAAAGCCTCTTTTCCCCATCGCTGGACAG ATGGGCAGTCGCGCTGCAAGTACAAGTGCAGGCTCATCGAGCGCAGACTCTCAGTCCGCCTCCCCTAAAGCTCTGTTCCCTATCACATCACAA AGCCAGCAGTCAGGGtccccccaccctcccccctCTACCTCCTCTGACCCCTCAAAGCCCACATTCCCGGCCTACACGCAGGCCACCGTAGCTGCGGCCAGTCCCAATGCTGGCAGCAGTACGGTCTCCAAACCTCCCTCCACTGTGACCAGTAAGCCTGCCACCCTCACCACCTCCAGTGCAACCAGTAAGTTGATCCACCCTGATGAGGATATCTCACTG GAAGAGTTGCGCGCTCAGTTGCCGAGATACCAACGCAGTGTTCCCCGCCAAGGCCAGACCACCGCCGCCACTCCGTCAGTGGGTCCTGTGGGTCCTGTGGGTCCTGTGGGTGGCATGATGGCTCCTCAGCAGCCCGGCATGAGGCATCCCATACCTG GCCAGTATGGTCCACCTCAGGGGATGCCAGGCTTCATGTCAGGAGGGATGCCTCCATATGGACAGGCCCCTCCTGTGGTTCCTCCGGGGTACCAGGGAGCCACCCCACGGCCACCCATGGGCATGAGACCCCCCGTCATGTCTCCTGGAGCCCGCTACTGA
- the c17h17orf75 gene encoding protein Njmu-R1 isoform X2 yields the protein MFTSQTSSFQDSIDVEERDDYESEEIAGYSQKIQLNCYYTIYLYQGTSLTLIDSSLPSEAEPELRTYISRRLSKGALLGGMGNIATVELSIPEQAVGCYCCLLEQERSPEQPDADGNGYVICFMGGSEKGLNLFRLELDKYVQGLHSSLQTPELQNLETEVRPYLSRWYEESVMHIYRVVQLVQSNISFLLHAALSHTHVEVTNSDEKTKADVSRFIKAASLQGLSQQDTTTASLCKAISEDTLSDLIIDCSTSPPKLSNTVSNRFCDDWIQAFLNAAERCNPFLLRQILENFKLKAIQDMNSLKRFVRQAEMSHYALFRCCQFLQGCGNGDVLLQNARAEHSDLPEACSIITVLEEFLREQSQAQA from the exons ATGTTTACCTCCCAAACATCGTCCTTCCAGGATTCAATTGACgtggaggagagagatgatTATGAAAGCGAAGAAATTGCTGGATACAGCCAGAAAATTCAGCTCAACTGCTACTACACCATTTATCTTTATCAAGGCACAAG CCTGACGCTAATCGACAGCAGCCTGCCATCGGAGGCAGAACCTGAGCTGCGGACCTACATTTCAAGGAGGCTGAGCAAAGGAGCCCTGCTTGGAGGCATGGGCAACATCGCCACTGTGGAGCTCAG TATCCCGGAGCAGGCAGTCGGCTGCTACTGCTGTCTCCTGGAGCAGGAGCGGTCTCCTGAACAGCCTGATGCTGATGGAAACGGATACGTCATCTGCTTTATGGGCGGCTCTGAAAAAGGACTGAATTT ATTTAGATTAGAGCTTGATAAATATGTCCAGGGCCTTCACAGCAGCCTGCAGACCCCAGAG CTGCAGAACCTTGAGACGGAGGTGCGTCCCTATCTGAGCCGGTGGTATGAGGAGTCTGTGATGCACATTTATCGGGTGGTGCAGCTGGTTCAGAGCAACATCAGCTTCTTGCTGCATGCT GCTTTGAGTCACACACATGTGGAGGTCACCAACTCAGACGAGAAGACAAAGGCTGATGTGTCCAG GTTCATCAAAGCAGCCAGTTTGCAGGGCCTGTCCCAACAAGACACTACGACAGCGTCTCTGTGTAAGGCCATCTCAGAGGACACACTCTCCGACCTGATCATAGACTGCTCCACCAGCCCACCCAAACTCTCAAACACTG TCAGTAATCGTTTCTGTGATGACTGGATTCAGGCATTTCTAAACGCTGCAGAGCGTTGTAATCCTTTCCTGCTCAGACAGATTTTGGAGAACTTCAAACTTAAG GCCATCCAGGACATGAACAGCCTGAAGCGTTTTGTGCGGCAGGCAGAGATGAGTCACTACGCTCTGTTTCGCTGCTGCCAGTTCCTACAGGGTTGCGGGAATGGGGATGTGTTGCTGCAGAACGCCCGGGCGGAGCACAGCGACCTGCCTGAAGCCTGCAGCATCATCACAGTGCTGGAGGAGTTCCTCAGGGAACAATCCCAGGCCCAGGCTTGA